The following are encoded together in the Humulus lupulus chromosome 5, drHumLupu1.1, whole genome shotgun sequence genome:
- the LOC133779523 gene encoding uncharacterized protein LOC133779523, producing the protein MKRNCPTWEQSGNKEEQKKNDKYIPARVFTITQDKAETSPSVVIGQIPMANTRCKVLFDSDLNVLDLSDFDVILGLDFLSKYGAFINCKRKKVVFAPEGGDLFEFEGISKKPRTPIISAMKSREMLQHGCLGYLLNMVNESEETEKRLEETRVVAKSLDVFPEELQGLPSHREIEFVIDLMPETTPVSRAPYRMAPIEMKELKT; encoded by the exons ATGAAGCGCAATTGTCCGACATGGGAACAATCTGGCAATAAGGAAGAACAAAAGAAGAATGACAAGTACATCCCAGCCAGAGTCTTCACCATCACCCAAGATAAAGCTGAGACAAGCCCATCTGTCGTAATAGGTCAGATCCCTATGGCCAATACCAGATGTAAAGTTTTATTTGATTCTG ACCTGAATGTATTAGATTTATCTGATTTTGATGTAATTCTGGGGTTGGATTTTCTTTCCAAATACGGAGCATTTAtcaactgcaaacgcaagaaagtggtCTTTGCACCAGAAGGTGGAGATCTGTTTGAGTTCGAAGGCATAAGCAAGAAACCCAGAACTCCTATCATATCAGCGATGAAATCCAGAGAAATGTTGCAACACGGATGTTTAGGGTATCTCTTGAATATGGTCAATGAATCCGAAGAGACAGAAAAGAGACTTGAAGAGACAAGAGTTGTAGCTAAGTCCCTCGATGTATTTCCAGAAGAACTGCAAGGTTTACCATCGCACAGGGAGATAGAATTTGTAATCGATTTGATGCCCGAGACAACACCAGTATctcgagcaccatacagaatggcaccaatTGAAATGAAAGAGCTCAAAACTTAA